From one Leptospira stimsonii genomic stretch:
- a CDS encoding TetR/AcrR family transcriptional regulator: MIRKKIKSTGETGKSQQTRSLLFNTAISLFQKEGYDQTTMRAIAQKAGLAVGATYYHFKTKEDIVLEFYRLTQEEANIQNIEFCRTELGLKARVKNIIRFKLGQFQGYEKFLHVLARSGGDPKHPLSPFSKETEQIREDAISLFRNAIESSKDSIPDDLAADLPFLFWLLQLGFIYVWLFDSSSKKKKTEILIEKGLDLVFQLLKLSSLPIFRSVRKSILSMIELFKN, encoded by the coding sequence ATGATTCGAAAAAAAATCAAATCCACAGGGGAAACCGGTAAGTCTCAACAGACCCGGTCTCTCCTTTTTAATACCGCGATCTCGTTATTCCAAAAAGAAGGATACGACCAAACCACGATGCGAGCGATCGCTCAAAAAGCGGGACTCGCAGTCGGAGCCACTTACTATCACTTTAAAACAAAAGAAGACATCGTCCTTGAATTTTACAGACTCACTCAGGAAGAAGCTAATATTCAAAATATTGAATTTTGTAGAACCGAGTTGGGACTAAAGGCAAGAGTAAAAAATATTATCCGTTTTAAACTCGGCCAGTTTCAGGGATACGAAAAGTTTCTACACGTTCTTGCGCGGAGCGGCGGTGATCCGAAACATCCACTGTCTCCTTTTAGCAAGGAAACGGAACAAATTCGAGAAGACGCAATTTCACTTTTCAGAAATGCGATCGAAAGTTCCAAAGATTCAATTCCGGATGATTTGGCCGCGGATCTTCCTTTTTTATTCTGGCTCTTACAGTTGGGCTTCATCTACGTCTGGTTATTCGATTCTTCTTCGAAGAAGAAAAAAACGGAAATTCTTATTGAAAAAGGTTTGGATCTCGTTTTTCAACTTCTCAAACTGTCCTCTCTTCCGATCTTTCGATCCGTACGAAAATCCATTCTATCCATGATCGAACTTTTTAAAAACTAA
- a CDS encoding ankyrin repeat domain-containing protein has translation MKQITLLLFTFLFGILSSLSADSQSGFFETVRKGDLLKIEKALEKEPELVEFTDSRGRSAVFYAIESGNPKVLKLILDRYNPSDRADLSGEYPIHVAAKYPDSKMLELLVERDSFLEYLNRNGENALDVALQYGNTNSAAFLMTRGLKVSKRQSGPFTIGLYSAYLIISILMTVWVARTLFNNGRIFLVQMFNGEEKLADSINHLLIVGFYLINIGYISLSLTTSQKPLDLAECIEVLTTKVGIVLLILGAMHFFNLFLFAKFRKKISSSFGEAEARA, from the coding sequence ATGAAACAAATTACCCTATTGCTCTTCACATTCCTTTTCGGAATCCTTTCTTCCTTATCAGCGGATTCTCAAAGCGGTTTTTTTGAAACCGTTCGGAAAGGAGATTTACTAAAAATTGAAAAGGCTCTCGAAAAAGAACCGGAATTAGTTGAGTTCACCGATAGCAGAGGCAGGAGCGCCGTGTTCTATGCAATAGAAAGCGGAAACCCGAAGGTTTTGAAATTGATCCTCGATCGTTACAATCCGAGCGACAGAGCGGATCTTTCCGGTGAATATCCGATCCATGTTGCGGCAAAATATCCCGATAGTAAAATGTTGGAATTATTGGTGGAACGAGATTCTTTTTTGGAATATCTGAACCGTAACGGAGAAAATGCTTTGGATGTCGCTTTACAATATGGAAATACGAATTCAGCCGCATTCCTGATGACAAGAGGATTGAAGGTTTCCAAACGCCAATCCGGCCCATTTACAATCGGACTCTATTCCGCCTATCTCATCATCAGTATTCTTATGACCGTGTGGGTCGCGAGAACACTTTTCAATAACGGTAGAATTTTCCTGGTTCAGATGTTTAATGGAGAAGAGAAATTGGCGGATTCCATCAACCATCTCTTAATCGTAGGTTTCTACCTGATCAATATCGGCTATATCAGCCTTTCCTTGACTACCAGTCAAAAGCCTTTAGATCTGGCAGAATGTATCGAAGTCTTAACCACAAAAGTGGGTATCGTTCTTTTGATATTAGGAGCGATGCATTTTTTCAATCTATTCTTGTTTGCAAAGTTCAGAAAGAAAATCTCATCCAGTTTTGGAGAAGCTGAAGCCAGAGCATGA